One genomic region from Methanocaldococcus fervens AG86 encodes:
- a CDS encoding DASS family sodium-coupled anion symporter, producing MGLSKEFVGLGMIILLTIFVTTLPDIYKGIVILMVVGCLWFFELLPLPVTSLAIPIMAVFSGIFDLKEALTYFAHPIIFLFLGGFIIAQALKNHNLDKFIAYKLLNYGKDLKTTCFLMFLSAYFLSMWISNTSATLILLPIALGLIYKKSHKLKDFLLLGIAYSASIGGIATIIGSPPNAISSSYLNYGFFSWFKVGFPISLLLFLISTLTLYLYFKKWIPNEDIAVKANVELSKKANKVLIIFLLVAFLWIFSDYLSEVFDIKYFDSIIAIFAIILLFVFNLVEVSDFKKVDWGTLILFGGALCLGGVVAESGASAFLAEKLVAVLGGFSPIIIIFTIISTTIILTNFISNTGLAGVLIPILFGAPLGIPEEILILAIGISASCSFILPVGTPPNAIVYGEGIKKEEMIKIGTILSVLSATVITLYFTFYL from the coding sequence ATGGGATTATCTAAAGAGTTCGTAGGCTTAGGGATGATTATACTCTTAACAATTTTCGTTACAACGCTACCAGATATTTACAAAGGTATCGTAATATTGATGGTTGTTGGATGTTTATGGTTTTTTGAGTTACTCCCTCTCCCAGTTACATCCTTAGCTATACCAATAATGGCAGTCTTTTCTGGAATTTTTGACCTAAAAGAGGCTTTAACGTACTTTGCCCATCCAATAATATTTTTATTTTTGGGAGGGTTTATAATTGCACAGGCGTTAAAAAATCACAATTTGGATAAATTTATTGCCTATAAATTATTAAATTATGGAAAGGACTTAAAAACCACGTGTTTTTTAATGTTTTTATCAGCATATTTTCTATCCATGTGGATTAGTAACACATCAGCAACATTAATTCTCCTACCCATAGCTTTAGGGCTAATATATAAAAAATCCCACAAATTGAAGGATTTTTTATTGTTAGGAATTGCATACTCTGCTTCAATAGGTGGAATAGCCACAATCATAGGTTCTCCACCAAACGCCATATCAAGCAGTTATTTAAATTATGGATTTTTTAGCTGGTTTAAAGTAGGGTTTCCAATAAGTTTATTGCTATTTTTAATTTCCACCTTAACATTATATCTTTATTTCAAAAAATGGATTCCTAATGAGGATATTGCCGTTAAAGCAAATGTAGAGCTAAGCAAAAAAGCCAATAAAGTATTGATTATATTTTTATTGGTAGCTTTTCTTTGGATATTCAGCGATTATTTAAGTGAAGTATTTGACATTAAATATTTTGATTCAATTATCGCCATATTTGCCATAATTTTGTTGTTTGTATTTAATTTGGTTGAGGTTAGCGATTTTAAAAAAGTAGATTGGGGAACTTTAATTTTATTTGGAGGAGCATTGTGTTTAGGAGGGGTTGTTGCTGAAAGTGGAGCAAGTGCTTTTTTGGCTGAGAAACTTGTTGCTGTTTTAGGTGGTTTTAGCCCAATTATCATAATATTTACAATAATTTCAACAACCATAATATTAACTAATTTTATAAGCAACACTGGGTTGGCTGGTGTATTAATCCCAATACTATTTGGAGCGCCTCTAGGAATTCCAGAAGAGATTTTAATATTGGCTATTGGAATATCTGCATCGTGCTCCTTTATTTTACCAGTTGGAACCCCACCTAACGCTATTGTGTATGGTGAAGGCATTAAAAAGGAAGAGATGATTAAAATTGGAACAATTTTATCAGTGCTTTCTGCAACTGTAATAACTTTATACTTCACATTCTATTTGTAA
- a CDS encoding tetratricopeptide repeat protein yields MENTKNNKLKNLKNDNNEEFAKNLMKTFESAYESVDEFDKNISKVLEAHPNHPMANFFKGFIQALHGDFEKSLEFFNRGLKSSDGNPIVKFARALAKLHLNKPEECLKDLEEVVKANPKFAFAYSFIGGILEDFGKYEDALKAYKKMAEIAPNPYAYYKIASLLYNLGKHEESLRYLDEALKIDSKFVSALILKAEILLSLNKISEALLTLKKALDIRPDNTQALFVLGLIHLRIGEFDEAINAFNKVLEKNSYHILSMLGKAIAYERKGLMEKAIELYNRVFNYYDKDK; encoded by the coding sequence ATGGAAAACACTAAAAATAATAAATTAAAGAATTTAAAAAATGATAATAATGAGGAATTTGCTAAAAATCTCATGAAAACTTTTGAAAGTGCTTATGAATCGGTAGATGAATTTGACAAGAACATATCTAAGGTATTAGAAGCACATCCTAATCATCCAATGGCTAATTTCTTTAAGGGATTTATACAAGCTTTACATGGTGATTTTGAAAAATCGTTGGAATTTTTTAATAGAGGGTTAAAAAGTTCCGATGGAAATCCAATTGTAAAATTTGCTAGAGCCCTTGCTAAATTGCATTTGAATAAGCCAGAGGAATGTTTAAAAGATCTTGAGGAAGTTGTAAAAGCTAATCCAAAGTTTGCTTTTGCTTATAGTTTTATTGGAGGAATCCTTGAAGATTTTGGAAAATATGAAGATGCGTTAAAGGCATATAAAAAAATGGCAGAAATTGCTCCAAATCCATATGCTTATTACAAGATAGCTTCACTTTTATATAACTTGGGAAAACATGAAGAATCATTACGTTATTTAGATGAGGCTTTGAAGATAGATTCTAAATTTGTCTCGGCACTTATATTAAAAGCTGAAATTTTACTGTCATTGAATAAAATCTCCGAAGCACTGCTAACTCTAAAAAAAGCTCTTGACATTAGACCTGATAATACCCAAGCTCTGTTTGTTCTTGGCCTCATTCATTTGAGGATAGGGGAATTTGATGAGGCAATTAATGCGTTTAACAAAGTTTTAGAAAAAAATTCTTATCATATCCTTTCCATGTTAGGTAAGGCTATAGCTTATGAAAGAAAAGGGCTTATGGAGAAAGCTATTGAACTATACAATAGAGTATTTAATTACTATGATAAAGATAAATAA
- a CDS encoding 2,5-diamino-6-(ribosylamino)-4(3H)-pyrimidinone 5'-phosphate reductase — translation MKKPYVISNVGMTLDGKLATVNNDSRISCEEDLIRVHKIRANVDGIMVGIGTVLKDDPRLTIHKIKSDKNPVRIVVDSKLRIPLNARVLNKDAKTIIATTEDTDEEKEKKINILKEMGVDVVKCGKGRVDLKKLMEILYNKGIKSILLEGGGTLNWGMFKEGLVDEVSVYIAPKIFGGKEAPTYVDGKGFKTADECVKLELKNFYRLGEGIVLEFKVKK, via the coding sequence ATGAAAAAGCCCTATGTCATATCAAATGTGGGTATGACATTAGATGGAAAGTTGGCAACAGTAAACAACGACTCAAGGATTTCATGTGAAGAGGATTTGATAAGGGTTCATAAGATTAGGGCAAACGTTGATGGTATTATGGTAGGAATAGGGACTGTTTTAAAGGATGATCCAAGGTTAACTATCCACAAAATTAAAAGTGATAAAAATCCTGTTAGGATAGTTGTTGACAGTAAATTGAGAATACCACTAAATGCGAGAGTTCTAAACAAAGATGCAAAGACAATCATAGCTACAACAGAAGATACTGACGAAGAAAAAGAGAAGAAAATAAATATTCTAAAAGAGATGGGTGTAGATGTTGTTAAATGTGGTAAAGGAAGGGTGGATCTAAAAAAATTAATGGAAATTCTCTACAACAAAGGGATAAAGAGCATTTTATTAGAAGGAGGGGGAACTTTAAATTGGGGAATGTTTAAAGAAGGTTTGGTTGATGAGGTTTCTGTTTATATAGCTCCAAAAATATTTGGCGGAAAGGAAGCTCCAACCTATGTGGATGGAAAGGGCTTTAAAACAGCTGATGAGTGCGTTAAGTTAGAGCTAAAAAACTTTTATAGATTAGGGGAAGGGATTGTTTTGGAATTTAAAGTAAAGAAATAA
- the arcS gene encoding archaeosine synthase subunit alpha gives MLEPIAYDIGRLCKEKDKELTPKLIEIDFKADGIKMPFDTYRELTPIFKKSFIGCVEYKGNEIKYQILNFGKHVDLIELEDADLYIIADGRRLIERKELQIIPKIREKISPNSAIYFPAALPWEIPLLVYMGVDYFDNSLAKLYASMGYKFTKNRAIKVENYNFEELYNNNKRIYEEVLKEVRIAIKNGFLRNVVEETAVSHPHLWANYRRYEPDLRNIPLSKENKIIVTTNINIPEVKKYLNRLDRYEPYSNVIVLLPCSSKKPYSTSQSHQKFIKAIKSSKVVVEEVILTSPYGLVPRALEGLVNYDIPVTGEWSFEEIKLINNCLKNFLKKVEEKFDDYVVIAHLPKHYLEILDLDDVIITSKGNPTSEEDLKNLTNTLKKYREITKNINKKGQKIHNIKQLAKFQFGVDFIPNEIFMNPKGQIFTKISGKNQQIASINPKNDLLVLTLSGGKLLWNAGGKNISYVEVNYEIKKGSLFPPGFVDCNENISYNDEVVLIKDNEFLGIGRALMSGFEMKKAKHGALVNIRNVKR, from the coding sequence ATGCTCGAACCAATAGCTTATGATATTGGAAGATTATGTAAAGAGAAAGACAAAGAATTAACTCCAAAATTGATTGAAATTGACTTTAAAGCTGATGGTATAAAGATGCCCTTTGATACATATAGGGAATTAACTCCAATTTTCAAAAAATCTTTTATTGGATGTGTGGAATATAAAGGCAACGAAATAAAATACCAAATACTAAATTTTGGTAAGCATGTTGATTTAATTGAGTTAGAAGATGCCGATCTCTACATTATTGCTGATGGTAGAAGGTTGATAGAGAGGAAAGAACTGCAAATAATACCAAAAATTAGGGAAAAAATATCTCCGAACTCAGCAATTTATTTTCCAGCAGCACTACCCTGGGAAATCCCACTTTTAGTTTATATGGGTGTAGATTACTTTGACAATTCTTTAGCTAAGTTATACGCTTCAATGGGTTATAAATTTACAAAAAATAGAGCTATAAAGGTAGAAAATTACAACTTTGAAGAGCTATACAACAACAATAAAAGAATTTATGAAGAGGTTTTAAAAGAGGTTAGGATAGCAATAAAAAATGGTTTTTTGAGGAATGTTGTTGAAGAAACAGCTGTATCTCATCCACATTTGTGGGCCAATTATAGAAGATATGAGCCAGATTTAAGAAACATTCCGTTATCAAAAGAGAATAAAATTATCGTAACAACAAACATAAACATTCCAGAAGTTAAAAAATACTTGAATAGATTAGATAGGTATGAGCCGTATTCAAACGTTATTGTTTTACTTCCATGCTCATCAAAAAAGCCATATTCAACCTCTCAATCACATCAAAAATTTATAAAGGCAATAAAATCGTCAAAAGTTGTGGTTGAGGAGGTTATATTAACTTCACCATACGGTTTGGTGCCGAGAGCTTTAGAAGGATTGGTTAACTATGACATTCCTGTAACTGGAGAGTGGAGCTTTGAAGAGATAAAATTAATAAACAACTGCTTAAAAAACTTCTTAAAGAAAGTTGAGGAAAAATTTGATGATTACGTTGTTATAGCACATCTTCCAAAGCATTACCTTGAAATTTTAGATTTAGATGATGTTATTATAACCTCAAAAGGAAATCCTACGTCAGAAGAAGATTTAAAAAATTTAACGAATACATTAAAAAAATATAGGGAAATAACAAAAAATATAAACAAAAAAGGGCAGAAAATTCATAATATTAAGCAGCTTGCAAAGTTTCAGTTTGGAGTAGATTTCATCCCTAACGAAATATTTATGAACCCTAAAGGGCAAATATTCACAAAAATAAGTGGTAAAAATCAGCAAATTGCCTCAATAAATCCAAAAAATGACTTGCTTGTATTAACATTAAGTGGGGGAAAATTGCTGTGGAATGCTGGAGGAAAAAATATTAGCTACGTTGAAGTAAATTATGAGATCAAAAAAGGCTCTCTCTTCCCTCCAGGATTTGTTGATTGTAATGAAAACATCTCCTACAACGATGAAGTTGTTTTAATTAAAGACAATGAATTTTTAGGTATTGGTAGGGCTTTGATGAGTGGATTTGAAATGAAAAAGGCAAAACATGGGGCTTTAGTAAATATAAGAAACGTTAAAAGGTGA
- a CDS encoding transposase, whose protein sequence is MNFILTLEIKELKKVKKRRRGLKKNGRGTYQTERPPIITLYNRIDGRVFTSVETNLSKVRVWEIIDGVNSDDLIVNTDEYTIYENLYSHPKVFKHLTVNHASREYSNGISHVNNCEYFHSIIKPYLRKHRSINRRNLHLYVSFYTFIYNYKSNWFSKLLVIMLGNDT, encoded by the coding sequence ATGAATTTTATACTAACACTGGAGATAAAGGAGTTAAAAAAGGTAAAAAAACGAAGAAGGGGACTGAAAAAGAATGGTAGGGGGACTTACCAAACCGAAAGACCTCCAATAATAACCCTATACAATCGAATAGATGGGAGAGTTTTCACATCTGTTGAAACGAATTTAAGTAAAGTTAGAGTTTGGGAAATTATTGATGGGGTTAATTCAGACGATTTAATCGTTAATACTGATGAATATACAATTTATGAAAATCTATATTCACATCCGAAGGTATTTAAACATTTAACAGTTAATCACGCATCGAGAGAATATTCTAACGGCATTTCCCACGTTAATAACTGTGAGTATTTCCATTCGATAATTAAACCCTATTTAAGAAAACATCGAAGTATTAATCGGAGAAATCTCCACTTGTATGTAAGTTTCTATACATTTATCTACAACTATAAATCGAATTGGTTCTCTAAATTATTAGTAATTATGTTAGGTAATGATACTTGA
- a CDS encoding transposase: MSVEVYKLFIPKDEECIEIIRKIRWSSRYICPYCGSKDVILKGKEKYKPYIQRYRCNSCKRHFNDLTGTIFAKNRISLGEMFYIIKNLKNSSINQISEELRRDYRTVHSFAKEVMKSSEKDNLLKKLLETN; the protein is encoded by the coding sequence ATGAGCGTCGAAGTATATAAGTTGTTCATACCGAAGGATGAGGAGTGTATCGAGATTATAAGGAAGATTAGATGGAGTAGTAGATATATTTGCCCATACTGTGGTTCGAAAGATGTTATTTTAAAAGGTAAAGAGAAATATAAACCTTACATCCAAAGATACAGGTGTAATTCGTGTAAAAGACACTTTAACGACTTAACTGGAACAATATTCGCTAAAAATCGAATATCTTTAGGAGAGATGTTTTATATAATCAAAAATCTAAAAAATTCATCGATTAATCAAATATCTGAGGAGCTAAGGAGGGATTATAGGACAGTTCATTCGTTTGCAAAAGAAGTTATGAAATCGTCTGAAAAAGACAATCTTTTAAAAAAATTACTGGAAACGAATTAG
- a CDS encoding HD domain-containing protein, with product MNYDELNSLDRIPKMIYDELIKNKKVNTLLKMSNIMAVGRLGYNDHGKTHAKIVANNAIKMLKILYKKGIKPSFMKDCNGSFEDSLVITLLGAYLHDIGNAVHRDIHHLHSAYLALNIVEDILKKYYKEEKAYQMTTEVLHVIYSHSEKIMGLTIEAGVVAVADGTDMTKGRSRVPICKKCYDIHSVSAASIEKVKIKEGDEKPIHIEVTLSNEAGIFQIQEVLGEKIKWSGIKDYVSVYAKVEKEKPVFEEITI from the coding sequence GTGAATTATGATGAATTAAATTCATTAGATAGGATTCCAAAAATGATTTATGACGAACTAATTAAAAATAAAAAGGTAAATACTCTTTTAAAGATGTCGAACATTATGGCTGTTGGTAGATTGGGCTATAACGACCATGGGAAAACACATGCCAAAATTGTGGCAAACAATGCAATAAAGATGCTAAAAATATTGTATAAAAAGGGCATAAAGCCAAGTTTTATGAAAGATTGTAATGGAAGTTTTGAGGACTCTTTAGTTATAACGCTTTTAGGAGCTTACCTCCACGATATTGGAAATGCTGTTCATAGAGATATACATCATTTACATTCAGCGTATTTGGCTTTGAATATTGTTGAAGATATTTTAAAAAAGTACTATAAAGAAGAAAAAGCTTATCAAATGACTACTGAGGTTTTACATGTAATTTACTCACATAGCGAGAAGATTATGGGGTTAACTATTGAAGCTGGAGTTGTTGCTGTTGCAGATGGGACGGATATGACAAAAGGAAGGTCAAGAGTTCCAATATGTAAAAAATGCTATGATATACATTCTGTTTCAGCTGCATCCATTGAGAAAGTTAAAATAAAAGAAGGAGATGAAAAGCCAATACATATTGAGGTAACGTTATCAAATGAGGCGGGGATATTCCAAATACAGGAGGTTTTGGGGGAGAAAATAAAATGGAGTGGAATAAAAGATTATGTCTCCGTATATGCAAAAGTTGAAAAGGAAAAACCAGTATTTGAAGAAATTACTATTTAA
- the carA gene encoding glutamine-hydrolyzing carbamoyl-phosphate synthase small subunit: MEAVLILEDGTILKGKGFGAEKEVFGELVFTTVMTGYVEVLTDPSYKGQIVMMTYPLEGNYGVKRDWFESDGIKAEGFVVREVTSKALDDFLKEYDIPGIQDIDTRFLTRKIRDKGVVKSCLKVGEKIDDDEISELLEKVRKYKDISDIDLVPLVSTKEPKIHKVDNKKARCVLVDCGVKLNIIRSLTQRNCEVIQVPYNTSYDEILDYKPDFVLISNGPGDPARLKDVINNIKNLIGVVPITGICLGNQLLALAFGGETYKMKFGHRGGNQPVKNLETDKVYITSQNHGFAVKEESLPDDVEVSFINLNDMTVEGIKHKDLPIFSVQFHPEARPGPHDTMFLFDEMIKLKDRK, from the coding sequence ATGGAGGCAGTTTTAATCTTAGAGGACGGGACAATTTTAAAAGGAAAGGGCTTTGGAGCTGAAAAAGAGGTTTTTGGAGAATTAGTTTTTACAACAGTTATGACTGGCTATGTTGAGGTTTTGACAGACCCTTCATATAAAGGGCAAATAGTTATGATGACTTACCCATTGGAAGGGAACTATGGAGTTAAAAGGGATTGGTTTGAGTCAGATGGGATAAAGGCAGAGGGTTTTGTTGTTAGGGAAGTAACAAGTAAAGCATTAGATGACTTTTTAAAAGAATATGACATCCCAGGAATTCAAGATATTGACACAAGGTTTTTAACAAGAAAGATTAGAGATAAAGGGGTTGTTAAAAGTTGTTTAAAGGTTGGAGAAAAAATAGATGATGATGAGATATCTGAACTCTTAGAGAAGGTTAGGAAATACAAAGATATATCTGATATTGATTTAGTCCCATTGGTTTCAACAAAAGAGCCAAAAATCCATAAAGTTGATAATAAAAAGGCAAGATGTGTTTTAGTTGATTGTGGAGTTAAATTAAACATAATAAGGAGCTTAACTCAAAGGAACTGTGAAGTAATTCAAGTTCCATACAACACAAGTTATGATGAAATATTAGATTATAAGCCAGATTTTGTTTTAATCTCTAATGGTCCAGGAGACCCTGCAAGGTTAAAAGATGTTATCAATAATATTAAAAATTTAATTGGTGTAGTTCCAATAACTGGGATTTGTTTGGGTAATCAGCTCTTAGCTTTGGCGTTTGGTGGAGAAACCTATAAAATGAAGTTTGGGCATAGAGGAGGAAACCAGCCAGTTAAAAACTTAGAGACAGATAAGGTTTATATAACATCCCAAAATCATGGATTTGCCGTTAAAGAAGAAAGCTTACCAGATGATGTAGAAGTTAGCTTTATAAATTTAAACGATATGACTGTTGAAGGCATTAAGCATAAGGACTTACCAATCTTTTCAGTTCAATTCCATCCAGAGGCGAGACCAGGGCCTCACGACACCATGTTTTTGTTTGATGAGATGATAAAGTTAAAGGATAGGAAATAA
- the serA gene encoding phosphoglycerate dehydrogenase, with product MVKILVTDPLHDDAIKILEEVGDVEVATGLTKEQLLEKIKDADVLVVRSGTKVTRDVIERAEKLKVIGRAGVGVDNIDVEAATEKGIIVVNAPDASSISVAELTMGLMLAAARNIPQATASLKRGEWDRKRFKGIELYGKTLGVIGLGRIGQQVVKRAKAFGMNIIGYDPYIPKEVAESLGVELIDDINELCKRADFITLHVPLTPKTRHIIGKEQIALMKKNAIIVNCARGGLIDEKALYEALKEGRIRAAALDVFEEEPPKDNPLLTLDNVIGTPHQGASTEEAQKAAGTIVAEQIKKVLRGELAENVVNMPNIPQEKLGKLKPYMLLAETLGNIVMQVLDGSVNRVELVYSGELAKEKTDLIKRAFLKGLLSPILLAGINLVNAPVIAKNRNINVVESTTSEEKYGNAIKITAESDKKKFSIVGAIANNKPVILEVDGYEVNFIPEGVLAIVKHVDRPGTIGRVCITLGDYGINIAGMQVGRKEPGGESVMLLNLDHTVPDEVVEKIKEIPNIKDVAIINLP from the coding sequence ATGGTTAAGATACTTGTCACAGACCCACTACATGACGATGCAATAAAGATATTGGAAGAAGTTGGAGATGTTGAAGTAGCTACCGGCTTAACAAAAGAGCAGTTATTAGAAAAAATTAAAGATGCAGATGTTTTGGTTGTTAGAAGTGGGACAAAGGTTACAAGAGATGTTATTGAGAGGGCTGAAAAATTAAAAGTTATAGGGAGGGCAGGAGTTGGAGTAGATAACATAGACGTTGAGGCGGCAACAGAAAAAGGGATTATAGTGGTTAATGCCCCAGACGCTTCATCAATTTCAGTTGCAGAATTAACAATGGGATTAATGCTTGCTGCTGCAAGGAATATACCTCAAGCTACAGCATCATTAAAAAGAGGAGAATGGGATAGGAAGAGATTTAAAGGTATTGAGCTTTACGGAAAAACACTTGGAGTTATTGGCTTGGGTAGGATAGGGCAGCAAGTTGTTAAAAGAGCTAAGGCATTTGGAATGAATATTATTGGCTACGACCCATATATTCCAAAAGAAGTTGCTGAAAGCTTGGGGGTTGAGTTGATTGATGATATAAACGAGCTATGTAAGAGGGCTGACTTTATAACCTTGCACGTTCCATTAACTCCAAAAACAAGACACATTATTGGAAAAGAGCAAATAGCCTTAATGAAAAAGAATGCCATAATTGTTAACTGTGCAAGAGGTGGGCTTATAGATGAAAAAGCGTTATATGAAGCGTTAAAAGAGGGTAGGATTAGAGCTGCTGCTTTGGATGTTTTTGAGGAAGAGCCACCAAAAGACAACCCATTATTAACATTGGATAATGTTATAGGAACTCCACACCAAGGAGCTTCTACTGAGGAAGCACAAAAAGCCGCTGGAACAATAGTAGCTGAGCAAATTAAAAAAGTTTTAAGGGGAGAGTTGGCTGAAAACGTTGTGAATATGCCAAACATCCCTCAAGAAAAGTTAGGTAAGTTAAAACCATACATGTTATTAGCTGAAACTCTTGGAAATATTGTTATGCAGGTCTTAGACGGTTCTGTCAATAGGGTTGAGCTTGTATATTCAGGAGAACTTGCCAAGGAAAAAACTGATTTAATAAAAAGGGCTTTTTTAAAAGGTCTTTTATCTCCAATATTGTTGGCTGGAATTAACTTGGTTAATGCTCCTGTTATAGCCAAAAATAGAAATATCAATGTAGTTGAAAGCACAACATCAGAAGAAAAATATGGAAACGCCATAAAAATAACTGCTGAAAGTGATAAGAAGAAATTCTCAATAGTTGGGGCTATAGCAAATAATAAACCAGTAATCTTAGAAGTTGATGGATATGAAGTTAACTTCATCCCAGAAGGTGTTTTAGCCATAGTTAAACATGTTGATAGACCTGGCACAATTGGTAGAGTTTGCATAACTTTAGGAGATTACGGTATAAACATTGCTGGTATGCAGGTTGGTAGAAAAGAGCCTGGAGGAGAAAGTGTAATGCTCTTAAACTTAGACCATACAGTTCCTGATGAAGTCGTTGAAAAGATAAAAGAAATTCCAAATATCAAAGACGTTGCGATTATTAACCTACCATAG
- a CDS encoding 7-cyano-7-deazaguanine synthase: MEFSEWTKSKRKLNNLDELKKDIIEQFKEKNVLDEGIVVMASGGKDSSTAIALAKDLNLKIEYLIHFYHRWSWDVSKKMVEKISEKFNIPVIFYDITDELLKRTKGAKGSSICRICKNIMKDKAVDIAKEKNIRIIMTGDSALEKVSGAVMNYLRDVYGEVKYNRMELTPVPQKYSKNKDREILFFRPLIRLSFEDILKLMNYYNIKVEKAHEVGDKFGFWREGCCLQYADEDITLSEKLFGDLYKYNKLVTEIAKKYGFRASIKLPSKRIMVVPKKEEYLELIKNALRDINES; the protein is encoded by the coding sequence ATGGAATTTTCAGAATGGACGAAAAGTAAAAGAAAATTAAATAATTTAGATGAATTAAAAAAAGATATTATAGAGCAATTTAAAGAGAAAAATGTTTTAGATGAAGGAATTGTAGTTATGGCGAGTGGTGGGAAGGATAGCTCAACAGCTATTGCTTTAGCTAAAGATTTAAATTTAAAGATAGAATATTTAATACACTTTTACCATAGATGGAGTTGGGATGTATCAAAAAAGATGGTTGAAAAAATTTCTGAAAAATTTAATATTCCAGTTATATTTTATGATATCACAGATGAGCTTTTAAAAAGAACTAAAGGAGCTAAAGGAAGTAGTATTTGCAGGATATGCAAAAATATTATGAAAGATAAAGCTGTTGATATAGCTAAAGAAAAAAATATTAGAATAATTATGACTGGAGATTCAGCCCTTGAAAAGGTTTCTGGAGCTGTTATGAATTATTTAAGAGATGTTTATGGTGAGGTTAAATACAACAGAATGGAATTGACTCCAGTTCCACAGAAGTATAGTAAAAATAAAGATAGGGAAATATTATTTTTTAGACCTTTGATAAGGTTATCTTTTGAGGATATTTTAAAGCTCATGAATTATTATAATATAAAAGTTGAGAAAGCTCATGAAGTTGGGGACAAATTTGGATTTTGGAGGGAAGGATGTTGTTTGCAGTATGCTGATGAAGACATAACATTAAGTGAAAAACTATTTGGCGATTTGTATAAATACAATAAATTAGTTACTGAAATAGCGAAAAAATATGGGTTTAGGGCATCTATAAAACTTCCTTCTAAAAGGATTATGGTAGTTCCTAAAAAAGAAGAATATTTGGAGTTAATTAAAAACGCTTTGAGGGATATTAATGAAAGTTAA
- a CDS encoding chemotaxis protein CheD produces MVIRVRIGGLEVARSPEVLETLLGSCVAIMLYDPGRRIGGMAHSILPEAHDENVKDPGKYVNTAIPALITKMAIAGVRTNKLIAKLAGGATMFKTTESMNFGARNVEMAKKLLKQYGIPLKGEDTGGNKSRVVKFHLKDGKVEVKKDNQIIVI; encoded by the coding sequence ATGGTGATTAGAGTTAGGATAGGGGGTTTGGAAGTGGCAAGAAGTCCTGAAGTATTGGAAACATTATTGGGCTCTTGTGTAGCCATTATGCTATATGACCCAGGTAGGAGGATAGGGGGGATGGCTCACTCAATATTGCCCGAAGCTCATGATGAAAATGTTAAAGACCCTGGAAAGTATGTAAATACTGCAATACCTGCATTAATTACAAAAATGGCTATAGCAGGAGTGAGAACAAATAAATTAATAGCTAAACTTGCTGGAGGAGCGACAATGTTTAAAACAACTGAGAGTATGAATTTTGGAGCCAGAAATGTTGAAATGGCAAAAAAACTGTTAAAACAGTATGGAATTCCGTTAAAAGGTGAGGATACTGGGGGAAATAAAAGTAGGGTTGTAAAATTTCATTTAAAAGATGGAAAAGTAGAGGTTAAAAAAGACAATCAGATAATAGTTATTTAA